The Dasypus novemcinctus isolate mDasNov1 chromosome 12, mDasNov1.1.hap2, whole genome shotgun sequence genome includes a window with the following:
- the LOC105745003 gene encoding olfactory receptor 6C68-like, with protein sequence MRNHTTITTFILLGLTEDPQLQILLFIFLLITYMLSVTGNLTIITLTLVDAHLKTPMYFFLQNFSFLEISFTTACVPRFLYSLSTGDRKITYNECIIQMFFTDLFGVTEFFLLATMSYDHYVAICKPLHYMKIMRNQVCKIMIICCWVAAFVMIFPPLSLGLHLEFCDSNVIDHFGCDASPILKISCSDTWLIEQMVIASAVMTFILTLVCVVLSYIYIIRTVFKFPTVQQRKKGFSTCCSHITVVCITYGSCIFIYIKPSAKDTVDINKVVSVLIFSISPMLNPFIYTLKNKQVKQAFNDSLKKFTFLIKK encoded by the coding sequence ATGAGAAACCACACAACAATAACAACATTCATTCTTCTGGGACTGACAGAAGATCCTCAGCTTCAgattttgctgtttatttttctacttatCACCTACATGTTGAGTGTGACTGGAAATCTGACCATAATTACCCTCACCTTGGTGGATGCACACCTTAAAactcccatgtattttttccttcagaatttcTCCTTCTTAGAAATCTCATTTACCACAGCCTGCGTTCCAAGATTCTTATACAGTTTATCAACTGGGGACAGAAAAATTACCTATAATGAATGTATCATTCAAATGTTTTTCACAGATCTCTTTGGGGTAacggaatttttccttttggccaCCATGTCCTATGATCACTATGTAGCCATATGCAAACCCTTGCATTACATGAAGATAATGAGAAACCAAGTGTGCAAAATAATGATTATCTGTTGCTGGGTGGCAGCATTTGTGATGATCTTCCCACCACTTAGCTTAGGTCTTCATTTGGAATTCTGTGACTCTAATGTAATTGACCATTTTGGCTGTGATGCATCTCCTATCCTGAAAATATCATGCTCAGATACATGGTTAATTGAGCAGATGGTTATAGCTTCTGCTGTAATGACCTTCATTCTCACTCTTGTATGTGTGGTTCTGTCCTACATATATATCATAAGGACAGTTTTTAAATTTCCTACTgttcaacaaaggaaaaaaggctTTTCAACCTGTTGTTCCCATATAACTGTTGTATGCATCACCTATGGCAGCTGCATTTTCATTTACATCAAACCATCTGCAAAGGACACAGTAGACATTAATAAAGTTGTGTCAGtacttattttttccatatcaCCAATGTTAAATCCTTTCATATATACTCTGAAAAATAAACAGGTTAAACAAGCCTTTAATgactcattaaaaaaatttacatttctcATAAAGAAGTAA